One region of Ornithinibacter aureus genomic DNA includes:
- a CDS encoding RNA polymerase sigma factor, which yields MRADEQVEAVVVDDIAERLCAGSREALEEAYARWASLVHTLAVRSLGNHHDAEDVTQQVFVSAWNSRHTLRPDKGTVPGWLVGITRHKVADVHAKRARLARDAQAVAENTLPDESAPPPDDLLATRLVLHDELDRLGEPRGTIVRMAFLEDRTHDEIAERLAMPLGTVKSHVRRGLLHLRTRLEEVDRDPS from the coding sequence GTGCGAGCAGATGAGCAGGTCGAGGCGGTCGTCGTGGATGACATCGCCGAGCGGCTTTGCGCTGGATCCCGGGAGGCGCTGGAGGAGGCCTACGCTCGCTGGGCCTCGCTCGTCCACACGCTGGCCGTGCGCTCCCTCGGCAACCACCATGACGCGGAAGACGTCACCCAGCAGGTGTTCGTGTCCGCGTGGAACAGTCGGCACACGCTGCGGCCCGACAAGGGCACCGTGCCGGGGTGGCTCGTGGGCATCACCCGGCACAAGGTCGCCGACGTCCACGCCAAGCGGGCACGACTGGCTCGCGACGCCCAGGCCGTCGCCGAGAACACGCTGCCCGACGAGAGCGCCCCACCGCCGGACGACCTGCTCGCGACCCGGCTCGTGCTGCACGACGAGCTCGACCGTCTCGGGGAGCCCCGGGGCACGATCGTGCGCATGGCCTTTCTCGAGGACCGCACCCACGACGAGATCGCCGAGCGTCTCGCGATGCCCCTTGGAACTGTCAAGAGCCACGTCCGCCGCGGACTGCTGCACCTGAGGACCCGCCTGGAGGAGGTGGACCGTGATCCATCCTGA
- a CDS encoding tryptophan-rich sensory protein, with translation MPRARRSARQARSPWAARDQAGPRSGARWLVVFAASVAFALGWARSFYLDHAVLRAAVLLIAAATLTWALVAVTAGLVAWAAWVLVPYAVWLTVASSLAVGYWRLNDSR, from the coding sequence ATGCCGCGGGCTCGGCGGAGCGCGCGGCAGGCCCGGTCCCCGTGGGCGGCGCGTGATCAGGCTGGCCCTCGGAGCGGGGCGCGGTGGCTCGTGGTGTTCGCGGCCTCGGTCGCGTTTGCGCTCGGCTGGGCCCGGTCGTTCTACCTCGACCACGCCGTGCTGCGGGCGGCCGTCCTGCTCATCGCCGCAGCCACACTGACCTGGGCACTCGTGGCCGTCACGGCCGGGCTCGTCGCGTGGGCGGCGTGGGTGCTGGTGCCGTATGCCGTGTGGCTCACGGTCGCCTCGAGCCTCGCGGTGGGGTACTGGCGCCTGAACGATTCTCGGTGA
- a CDS encoding MMPL family transporter: MGNLAHAITRKWVAGILALVAILGAGAIIGVIGQAEGPPTAVAALPDGTDSKAAAELRAELPEAEGSAAVVLYSSEAALTPEQLGVVQERARTLPGATGAPPAVAEDGTAATVFIPVNTSDAVETAEVVGDLREAAKAGLPDGLTAQVTGPAAIQADLAAVFDGANFRLLAATASVVALLLVITYRSPVLWLVPLTVVGVADQLAAVAATHTLAAFDVLWDESTIGILSVLVFGAGTDYALLLISRYRDQLRVTEDRREAMAIALRRTTEAIIASSSTVVIGLLTLLLSLFPATRGLGLACAVGVVVAAFFVLVVLPAALVVFGRWIFWPKVPKVGQAGLADGNSLWRRIGEAVAKRPAGFVTVTLLALAVMAGGITQIKTGLDGPDQFLQKPEAIAAAERLGESFPAGAADPTIVVTRGDGEAVAATANAVDGITDARVVASGNGVTEVDAIIDAAPGSDEAEATVTALREALAAQADTHVGGTEAEAMDASTSAARDRQVIFPIILALVLVSLAALLRSVVAPVILVATVVATYLASLGLSWVLFTQVLGFERLDDGVPLLAFVFLVALGVDYNIFLITRAAEEAKDHGSRSGMLRALAATGGVITSAGILLAAVFAVLGVLPLVVLAQLGVIICIGVLLDTLVVRTVLVPAIALILGDRFWWPRRVDQRASAEDAAGSAERAAGPVPVGGA, translated from the coding sequence ATGGGCAACCTTGCACACGCCATCACGCGCAAGTGGGTGGCCGGCATCCTCGCGCTGGTGGCCATCCTCGGCGCAGGCGCGATCATCGGCGTGATCGGGCAGGCCGAGGGCCCGCCCACCGCGGTCGCGGCCCTGCCGGACGGCACCGACAGCAAGGCCGCTGCCGAGCTTCGGGCCGAGCTGCCCGAGGCAGAGGGGTCCGCGGCCGTCGTCCTCTACAGCAGCGAGGCAGCCCTGACCCCTGAGCAGCTGGGCGTCGTTCAGGAACGGGCCCGCACCCTGCCGGGCGCGACCGGCGCTCCGCCCGCCGTGGCTGAGGACGGCACTGCCGCAACGGTGTTCATCCCCGTCAACACCAGCGATGCGGTCGAGACCGCCGAGGTCGTCGGCGACCTGCGGGAGGCCGCCAAGGCTGGCCTCCCCGACGGCCTGACGGCCCAGGTCACCGGCCCCGCAGCCATCCAGGCCGACCTCGCGGCGGTCTTCGACGGCGCGAACTTCCGCCTGCTCGCCGCGACGGCATCCGTCGTCGCCCTCCTGCTCGTCATCACCTACCGCAGCCCGGTCCTGTGGCTCGTGCCGCTCACCGTCGTCGGCGTCGCGGACCAGCTCGCCGCGGTGGCCGCGACCCACACGTTGGCGGCCTTCGACGTCCTGTGGGACGAGTCGACGATCGGCATCCTCTCCGTGCTCGTGTTCGGTGCTGGCACCGACTACGCCCTGTTGCTCATCAGCCGGTACCGCGACCAGCTGCGGGTCACCGAGGACCGTCGCGAGGCGATGGCGATCGCCCTGCGCCGCACCACGGAGGCGATCATCGCCAGCTCCAGCACGGTCGTCATCGGTCTGCTCACCCTGCTCCTCTCGCTCTTCCCCGCGACCCGAGGGCTGGGCCTGGCCTGTGCCGTCGGTGTCGTCGTCGCGGCCTTCTTCGTGCTCGTCGTGCTCCCCGCGGCCCTGGTCGTGTTCGGTCGCTGGATCTTCTGGCCCAAGGTCCCGAAGGTCGGCCAGGCCGGTCTCGCCGACGGCAACTCGCTGTGGCGCCGCATCGGTGAGGCCGTCGCCAAGCGGCCCGCCGGCTTCGTCACCGTCACGCTGCTCGCGCTGGCCGTCATGGCCGGTGGCATCACCCAGATCAAGACCGGCCTCGACGGCCCCGACCAGTTCCTCCAGAAGCCCGAGGCCATCGCCGCGGCGGAGCGCCTCGGGGAGTCCTTCCCCGCCGGCGCTGCCGACCCGACCATCGTGGTGACCCGCGGCGACGGGGAGGCCGTGGCAGCCACGGCGAACGCCGTCGACGGCATCACCGACGCCCGCGTCGTCGCCTCCGGCAACGGGGTCACCGAGGTCGACGCGATCATCGACGCGGCCCCCGGCTCCGACGAGGCCGAGGCCACCGTGACCGCCCTGCGTGAGGCCCTGGCCGCTCAGGCGGACACCCACGTCGGCGGCACCGAGGCCGAGGCCATGGACGCCTCGACGTCCGCGGCCCGCGACCGTCAGGTGATCTTCCCGATCATCCTCGCGCTCGTGCTGGTCTCGCTCGCGGCCCTGCTGCGCTCAGTGGTGGCGCCGGTCATCCTCGTCGCCACGGTGGTCGCGACCTACCTGGCCAGCCTGGGCCTGTCGTGGGTGCTGTTCACCCAGGTGCTGGGCTTCGAGCGACTCGACGACGGTGTGCCGCTGCTCGCGTTCGTCTTCCTTGTCGCACTGGGCGTGGACTACAACATCTTCCTCATCACCCGCGCCGCCGAGGAGGCCAAGGACCACGGCTCCCGCAGCGGCATGCTGCGCGCCCTCGCCGCGACCGGTGGCGTCATCACCAGCGCCGGCATCCTGTTGGCTGCGGTGTTCGCGGTCCTCGGTGTGCTGCCGCTGGTCGTGCTCGCCCAGCTCGGCGTCATCATCTGCATCGGCGTGCTGCTCGACACCCTCGTCGTGCGCACCGTGCTCGTGCCGGCGATCGCGCTCATCCTCGGTGACCGGTTCTGGTGGCCGCGGCGGGTGGACCAGCGGGCCTCGGCTGAGGATGCCGCGGGCTCGGCGGAGCGCGCGGCAGGCCCGGTCCCCGTGGGCGGCGCGTGA
- a CDS encoding MarR family winged helix-turn-helix transcriptional regulator — translation MSEIKELDGLDATLSNVAPDVTSVVPGYQRSSSLEALQELVDVAGQVPHEVARQAGLSVSELHSLRHLMATPMGPVELARELGVTSAASSGIVDRLVGRGHAQRRPHPDDGRRTEVVITDSGRVEVLTRLAPMFRGLAEIDASLTDDERVVVERYLRGAVTAMKALM, via the coding sequence GTGAGTGAGATTAAGGAACTGGACGGTCTTGACGCAACTTTGTCTAACGTTGCTCCCGACGTCACGTCGGTGGTGCCGGGTTACCAGCGCTCGTCCTCCCTCGAGGCCCTCCAAGAACTCGTCGACGTCGCCGGACAGGTGCCGCACGAGGTGGCCCGCCAGGCAGGCCTGTCGGTCTCCGAACTGCACTCGCTGCGCCACCTGATGGCCACCCCCATGGGTCCGGTCGAGCTGGCACGTGAACTCGGGGTGACCTCCGCGGCATCCTCGGGGATCGTCGATCGCCTCGTCGGGCGCGGCCACGCCCAGCGCCGACCCCACCCGGACGACGGCCGACGCACCGAGGTCGTCATCACCGACTCGGGTCGCGTCGAGGTCCTCACCCGGCTCGCCCCGATGTTCCGAGGGCTCGCCGAGATCGACGCCTCCCTGACCGACGACGAGCGCGTGGTCGTGGAGCGGTACCTGCGGGGCGCGGTCACCGCGATGAAGGCGCTGATGTGA
- a CDS encoding SDR family NAD(P)-dependent oxidoreductase yields the protein MTGLTTAAARALDSTLDRTIAPGFTRLGYAVRRRLPTWPADPTPGILTGHHVAVTGASSGLGECTAHDLAALGATVHLVVRDAGRGGRVAAEIESAVGRAGAARVWVCDVADLDSVRTFCSAFLAAGLPLRALVHNAGALPATRTESPQGHELTMALHVLGPVLMTELLLPLLGADAGRVVFVTSGGMYSQPLPVDDPEFLRGEYSGTTAYARSKRGQIELLPILARRWLPAGVSVSATHPGWAATPGVQTSLPRFNALLGPSLRTAGEGADTTTWVVAADPAPASGQLWHDRQPRPTSIMRRTHPTALQRERFWEWVAESVTLPDFPSP from the coding sequence GTGACAGGGCTGACGACGGCAGCAGCCCGCGCCCTGGACAGCACGCTCGACCGCACCATCGCCCCGGGCTTCACCCGGCTCGGGTACGCCGTGCGGAGACGGTTGCCGACCTGGCCCGCCGACCCGACCCCCGGCATCCTCACCGGACACCACGTGGCCGTGACCGGCGCATCGTCCGGCCTGGGCGAATGCACCGCCCATGACCTCGCAGCACTGGGTGCCACCGTTCACCTCGTCGTCCGGGATGCCGGCCGCGGTGGTCGGGTGGCCGCCGAGATCGAGTCGGCGGTCGGCAGGGCCGGCGCGGCCCGGGTCTGGGTGTGCGACGTCGCCGACCTCGACTCGGTGCGCACCTTCTGCTCGGCCTTCCTCGCTGCCGGGTTGCCGTTGCGAGCGCTCGTGCACAACGCCGGGGCGCTGCCCGCCACCCGCACTGAGTCCCCACAGGGCCACGAGCTGACGATGGCCCTGCACGTGCTCGGGCCGGTGCTCATGACCGAGCTGCTGCTGCCCCTGCTCGGGGCCGATGCGGGCCGGGTGGTGTTCGTGACCTCCGGCGGCATGTACAGCCAGCCCCTGCCCGTGGACGACCCCGAGTTCCTGCGTGGCGAGTACTCCGGCACCACGGCCTACGCGCGCAGCAAGCGCGGCCAGATCGAGCTGCTCCCCATACTGGCACGACGCTGGCTCCCCGCGGGAGTCAGCGTCAGCGCGACGCACCCGGGGTGGGCGGCGACTCCCGGCGTGCAGACCTCACTCCCCCGGTTCAACGCACTGCTGGGCCCGTCGCTGCGCACGGCGGGTGAAGGTGCCGACACGACGACGTGGGTCGTCGCGGCCGACCCGGCACCGGCATCCGGCCAGCTGTGGCACGACCGTCAACCCCGGCCGACGAGCATCATGCGCCGCACGCACCCGACGGCCCTGCAACGGGAACGCTTCTGGGAGTGGGTCGCCGAGTCGGTCACCCTCCCCGACTTTCCCTCCCCATGA
- a CDS encoding SixA phosphatase family protein, whose protein sequence is MTRAAQDRTLVLLRHAKAEQQNWDNDHERELTARGRRDAAAAGRWLIEHGIGIDEVLCSTSERTQQTTEAVWSSGCPEGEVHLDRRIYLASPERLLEVIHEADEDADVLMVVGHAPGIPSLAELLCDGEGSVEGHRKMAEGFPTCAVAVLHYAGPWAGLQFGDATLERFHVCRDDA, encoded by the coding sequence ATGACCCGTGCAGCGCAGGACCGAACCCTCGTCCTCCTTCGCCACGCGAAGGCCGAGCAGCAGAACTGGGACAACGACCACGAACGCGAACTCACCGCGCGCGGTCGTCGCGACGCCGCGGCCGCGGGTCGCTGGCTCATCGAGCACGGCATCGGGATCGACGAGGTGCTGTGCTCGACCTCCGAGCGCACCCAGCAGACGACCGAGGCGGTGTGGTCCAGCGGCTGCCCCGAGGGTGAGGTGCACCTCGACCGGCGCATCTACCTCGCGTCACCGGAGCGGCTTCTCGAGGTGATCCACGAGGCCGACGAGGACGCCGACGTGCTCATGGTCGTCGGCCACGCACCGGGCATCCCATCCCTGGCCGAGCTCCTCTGCGACGGTGAGGGCAGCGTCGAGGGCCACCGCAAGATGGCCGAGGGCTTCCCCACCTGCGCCGTTGCCGTCCTGCACTACGCGGGTCCGTGGGCCGGGCTGCAGTTCGGCGATGCCACCCTCGAGCGGTTCCACGTCTGCCGGGATGACGCCTGA
- a CDS encoding DUF937 domain-containing protein — protein MSALDDILGALPADAISQQVGASPDEVRAAAAAVLPALLGGLQANASDPSGAGSILEALGQHQDDLLSGGADLSAINESDGQAITHHIFGDREEDVVNKLGEVPAMGGSGMGGALVKKLLPILAPMVLSWLAKQVLGGGAGGGGLGGGGAAPQRADTSPSLPGSTGGAAGGPGSLDDMLRDVLGGATGGASTAPAGGGAAAPGGIDPGSIIGDILGGMLGGGRR, from the coding sequence ATGTCCGCACTCGACGACATCCTCGGCGCCCTGCCGGCCGACGCCATCTCCCAGCAGGTCGGCGCCTCCCCCGACGAGGTTCGCGCCGCAGCGGCCGCCGTGCTGCCGGCCCTGCTGGGTGGCCTCCAGGCCAACGCCAGCGACCCCTCCGGCGCCGGCTCCATCCTCGAGGCCCTCGGCCAGCACCAGGACGACCTGCTGAGCGGCGGTGCCGACCTCTCCGCCATCAACGAGAGCGACGGTCAGGCCATCACCCACCACATCTTCGGCGACCGGGAGGAGGACGTCGTCAACAAGCTCGGCGAGGTGCCGGCGATGGGTGGCTCGGGCATGGGCGGGGCGCTCGTCAAGAAGCTGCTGCCGATCCTCGCGCCGATGGTGCTGTCCTGGCTGGCCAAGCAGGTGCTCGGCGGCGGTGCCGGTGGTGGGGGCCTCGGCGGTGGTGGCGCTGCTCCGCAGCGGGCCGACACCTCCCCCAGCCTGCCGGGCTCCACCGGTGGCGCGGCCGGTGGCCCGGGGTCCCTCGACGACATGCTGCGTGACGTCCTCGGCGGCGCGACGGGCGGAGCCTCGACGGCCCCTGCCGGTGGCGGCGCTGCCGCCCCCGGTGGCATCGACCCCGGGAGCATCATCGGTGACATCCTCGGCGGGATGCTGGGTGGCGGCCGCCGCTGA
- the ahpF gene encoding alkyl hydroperoxide reductase subunit F, producing MLDPALATQLSAYLTKVVDPVELVSSLDESATSGQVADLLDQIASLSAGRITHVRGGDAVRRPSFRVVRVGTAVEVEFAGMPLGHEFTSLVLALLQVGGHPSTAATELLDAVRGLTGEHRFETYFSQSCQNCPDVVQALNLMSILNPGIRHVAIDGAVFPGEVEERGVLAVPMVFRNGELFGQGRMTLEEIVARLDEGAAARDAQRLDELEPFEVLVVGGGPAGSTAAIYTARKGIRTGLLAERFGGQLLDTMAIENYPSVEHTEGPRMAADLERQVRGLGVEVMTGQVAVRLVPASREPQGSGLHEVHLASGAVLRARAVVAASGARWRTLDIPGEDEYRNRGVTFCPHCDGPLFAGKRVAVIGGGNSGVEAAIDLAGVVAHVTLVEFADELKADDVLQRKVHSLGNVDVLVGTATTEVVGDGSKVVGLRHAPRAGGASSVLDVDGVFVQIGLLPTTEWLDGVVDLTPHGEVVVDARGATGIPGVFAAGDCTTAPWKQIVAAAGSGAGAALSAFDHLIRTTSPAASQSSA from the coding sequence GTGCTCGATCCGGCTCTCGCCACACAGCTGTCGGCCTACCTGACCAAGGTGGTCGACCCCGTCGAACTCGTCAGCAGCCTCGACGAGTCGGCCACCTCGGGTCAGGTCGCCGACCTCCTCGACCAGATCGCGAGCCTGTCCGCCGGTCGGATCACCCACGTGCGCGGTGGGGATGCCGTACGCCGCCCCTCGTTCCGGGTCGTGCGCGTCGGCACCGCCGTCGAGGTGGAGTTCGCCGGGATGCCGCTCGGGCACGAGTTCACCTCGCTGGTGCTCGCGCTGCTCCAGGTGGGCGGCCACCCCTCCACCGCTGCCACGGAACTCCTGGATGCCGTTCGCGGCCTCACGGGGGAGCACCGGTTCGAGACGTACTTCAGTCAGTCGTGCCAGAACTGCCCGGACGTCGTGCAGGCGCTCAACCTGATGAGCATCCTCAACCCCGGCATCAGGCACGTCGCCATCGACGGCGCGGTCTTCCCGGGTGAGGTCGAGGAGCGCGGCGTGCTCGCGGTGCCCATGGTCTTTCGCAACGGCGAGCTCTTCGGCCAGGGGCGGATGACCCTCGAGGAGATCGTGGCGCGTCTGGATGAGGGCGCCGCAGCTCGCGACGCCCAGCGGCTCGATGAGCTGGAGCCGTTCGAGGTGCTCGTCGTCGGTGGTGGGCCCGCGGGGTCGACCGCGGCGATCTACACCGCACGCAAGGGCATCCGCACCGGGCTGCTCGCCGAGCGGTTCGGTGGGCAGCTGCTCGACACGATGGCGATCGAGAACTACCCGTCGGTGGAGCACACGGAAGGTCCGCGGATGGCCGCCGACCTCGAGCGTCAGGTCCGTGGACTCGGCGTCGAGGTCATGACCGGGCAGGTCGCCGTGCGGCTCGTCCCGGCATCGCGGGAGCCGCAGGGGTCGGGGCTGCACGAGGTGCACCTGGCCTCGGGTGCGGTGCTGCGGGCCCGCGCGGTCGTGGCGGCGAGCGGGGCCCGGTGGCGCACCCTCGACATCCCCGGTGAGGACGAGTACCGCAACCGCGGTGTCACGTTCTGCCCGCACTGCGACGGGCCGCTGTTCGCCGGGAAACGGGTCGCCGTCATCGGCGGAGGCAACTCGGGGGTGGAGGCGGCCATCGACCTCGCGGGTGTGGTCGCCCACGTCACCCTCGTGGAGTTCGCCGACGAGCTGAAGGCCGACGACGTCCTCCAGCGCAAGGTGCACTCGCTGGGCAACGTCGACGTCCTGGTCGGCACTGCCACGACCGAGGTCGTCGGTGACGGCTCGAAGGTCGTCGGTCTTCGGCACGCCCCGCGTGCTGGCGGAGCGTCGAGCGTGCTCGACGTCGACGGGGTCTTCGTCCAGATCGGCCTGCTGCCGACGACCGAGTGGCTCGACGGGGTCGTCGACCTGACACCCCACGGTGAGGTGGTCGTCGACGCACGGGGAGCGACCGGCATCCCCGGGGTCTTCGCCGCTGGTGACTGCACGACCGCGCCGTGGAAGCAGATCGTCGCTGCCGCCGGCTCGGGTGCTGGCGCCGCGCTGTCGGCGTTCGACCACCTCATCCGCACCACGTCGCCGGCGGCGAGCCAGTCGTCCGCCTGA
- the ahpC gene encoding alkyl hydroperoxide reductase subunit C, with protein MSLVNTTIKPFEATAFVNGSFVPVSSADIEGKWAIFFFYPADFTFVCPTELGDLADHYEELKALGVEVYSVSTDTHFTHKAWHEASDTIRKVTYPMVGDPTQRISKNFKILRKAEGLADRGTFLVDPDGVIQFHEVTAEGIGRNAAELVRKVKAAQYVRNHPGEVCPAKWEEGEDTLAPSLDLVGKI; from the coding sequence ATGTCCCTCGTCAACACGACCATCAAGCCCTTCGAGGCCACCGCCTTCGTCAACGGCTCGTTCGTTCCGGTGTCCTCGGCGGACATCGAGGGGAAGTGGGCGATCTTCTTCTTCTACCCGGCCGACTTCACCTTCGTCTGCCCGACCGAGCTCGGCGATCTCGCCGACCACTACGAGGAGCTCAAGGCGCTCGGTGTCGAGGTCTACTCGGTGTCGACCGACACGCACTTCACCCACAAGGCCTGGCACGAGGCGTCCGACACCATCCGCAAGGTCACGTACCCGATGGTCGGCGACCCGACCCAGCGCATCTCCAAGAACTTCAAGATCCTGCGCAAGGCCGAGGGTCTGGCCGACCGCGGCACCTTCCTGGTCGACCCCGACGGTGTCATCCAGTTCCACGAGGTGACCGCCGAGGGCATCGGCCGCAACGCCGCCGAGCTCGTGCGCAAGGTCAAGGCCGCCCAGTACGTCCGCAACCACCCGGGTGAGGTCTGCCCCGCGAAGTGGGAAGAGGGCGAGGACACCCTGGCGCCGTCGCTCGACCTCGTCGGGAAGATCTGA
- the gatB gene encoding Asp-tRNA(Asn)/Glu-tRNA(Gln) amidotransferase subunit GatB — MTQTHAEATLPFDDAIDAFDPVMGLEVHVELNTATKMFCGCPTEFGAEPNTQTCPVCLGLPGALPVVNAVAVESAIRIGLVLNCEIAQWCRFARKNYFYPDMPKNFQTSQYDEPIAFEGYLDVELDDGTVYRVEIERAHMEEDTGKSLHVGGSTGRIHGATHSLVDYNRAGIPLIEIVTKPLTGAGERAPEIARAYVATLRDLLKALDVSDVRMEQGSMRCDVNLSLMPKGTEVFGTRSETKNVNSLRSVERAVRYEVGRHAAVLSSGGTIVQETRHWHEDTGVTTSGRAKSDADDYRYFPEPDLVPVAPSRELVESLRATLPEPPAARRKRLQGEWGFADLEMRDVVNAGLVDLVEETVAAGASPAGARKWWSGEVARRANAEGVDVPTYAAGLGVGAASVVELEGLVTSGRLNDSMARQVWEGVLAGEGTPTQVADARGLELVQDTGALEAAVDAVIAANPDVADKIRDGKVAAAGALIGQVMKAMKGQADAGAARAIIMERLGQS; from the coding sequence ATGACCCAGACCCACGCCGAGGCGACCCTTCCCTTCGACGACGCTATTGACGCGTTCGACCCCGTCATGGGCCTCGAGGTGCACGTCGAGCTCAACACCGCGACGAAGATGTTCTGCGGCTGCCCGACCGAGTTCGGCGCCGAGCCCAACACCCAGACCTGCCCGGTGTGCCTGGGCCTGCCCGGTGCCCTGCCGGTCGTCAACGCGGTGGCCGTGGAGTCGGCGATCCGCATCGGGCTCGTGCTCAACTGCGAGATCGCGCAGTGGTGCCGGTTCGCCCGGAAGAACTACTTCTACCCGGACATGCCCAAGAACTTCCAGACCTCGCAGTACGACGAGCCGATCGCCTTCGAGGGCTACCTCGACGTCGAGCTCGACGACGGCACGGTCTACCGGGTCGAGATCGAGCGGGCCCACATGGAGGAGGACACCGGCAAGTCGCTGCACGTCGGCGGCTCGACGGGTCGCATCCACGGCGCGACGCACAGCCTCGTCGACTACAACCGCGCCGGCATCCCGCTCATCGAGATCGTCACCAAGCCCCTGACCGGGGCTGGGGAGCGGGCCCCCGAGATCGCCCGCGCCTACGTGGCCACCCTGCGCGACCTGCTCAAGGCCCTCGACGTCTCGGACGTGCGGATGGAGCAGGGCTCGATGCGCTGCGACGTGAACCTCTCGCTCATGCCCAAGGGCACCGAGGTGTTCGGCACCCGCTCGGAGACCAAGAACGTCAACTCGCTGCGCTCGGTCGAGCGGGCGGTGCGCTACGAGGTGGGGCGGCACGCCGCGGTGCTCAGCTCGGGCGGCACCATCGTGCAGGAGACGCGGCACTGGCACGAGGACACCGGGGTCACGACCTCGGGCCGCGCGAAGTCCGACGCCGACGACTACCGCTACTTCCCCGAGCCCGACCTCGTGCCGGTGGCGCCCTCTCGTGAGCTGGTCGAGTCGCTTCGGGCGACGTTGCCCGAGCCGCCGGCAGCCCGGCGCAAGCGACTTCAGGGTGAGTGGGGCTTTGCCGACCTCGAGATGCGCGACGTCGTCAACGCCGGGCTGGTCGACCTCGTGGAGGAGACCGTCGCCGCAGGTGCGTCCCCGGCGGGTGCGCGCAAGTGGTGGTCCGGTGAGGTGGCTCGGCGCGCCAACGCCGAGGGTGTCGACGTGCCGACGTACGCCGCTGGGCTGGGGGTCGGCGCGGCATCCGTCGTCGAGCTCGAGGGCCTCGTGACGTCTGGTCGACTCAACGACTCGATGGCTCGTCAGGTCTGGGAGGGCGTGCTGGCCGGCGAGGGTACCCCGACGCAGGTCGCCGACGCCCGTGGGCTGGAACTGGTGCAGGACACCGGTGCCCTCGAGGCGGCCGTGGACGCCGTCATCGCGGCCAACCCCGACGTGGCCGACAAGATCCGTGACGGCAAGGTCGCGGCCGCGGGTGCGCTCATCGGTCAGGTCATGAAGGCGATGAAGGGCCAGGCGGATGCCGGTGCGGCACGGGCGATCATCATGGAGCGCCTCGGCCAGTCCTGA